A window from Rhizosphaericola mali encodes these proteins:
- a CDS encoding FG-GAP-like repeat-containing protein, which produces MTLSIILICSNTAYAQTIDLSKPVGSSSSQGSVGPMAESQYTIPLKLLKGNGTFTPNITIDYNNHRGDGLAGWGWSISCLSSITRSGKTNYYNGLSSPISYTNTNDAFVLDGQHMFVTSGSNGADGSTYGLENEQFAKIQSTGGSETMGPTYFTVTQKDGTVFEYGNGNGFRFLTDAGTSTMIWLLDKVTDINGNYISYSYSIDQANRNYQLTEIDYGGNITKGTSHYSKILFTYSSKEGWQTNIQYYGGASIKNPYNLSQIAIKNASNQVVKTYGFSYRELREQYFLTSVTETGSGGIAINPLIFTYGSDTTDSNVMVSANYTTAFHPNNVYAGDYDGDGFQDLMNVNYSYDNNGIRHDLSYDVFNNFTSYGSTPAMGIIGSSNLPTNIIPQINASNNGYTNYLSNDYDGDGKQDIVMINNTASGSDLVYNGIKINFSRTLSVYSQLTHDSTIISSVPSSGGYGSFKYTYRNGTRFGHNFIAGDFDGDGYQDYILILGVNSSNEFKGFFSNPRSGVINAEIATFGVSGTTTDPFYANSIASASELIPIDFDGDGKQELFVVTPTQSYILSIYPISATSGYSYAAKILYTTTSITAPSVTPSSSSNYFVGNTIFPGDFNGDGKMDILSRAGYSDPSSTWNIYTSTGASFIATPFIWTNRPYLPQDGAGSAHHIVVGDINGDGRDDVWQAMDLSSSSSQNNAYFSNGQYFVRETYPTSGSVNGSTNLSDIIGDFNGDGKPDILALNTSTSVERFIFPRPLRDERNLISAIDGIGKQFNYNYALASSQSETFAGLVYSKSLPFLYGRTTSFSPNNPLLGISGNPYLVPTMNNYLVSYTTQSNGLTGSNNLNTTVYQYQDAIISQSRGFLGFRSVTATDQTSGIQQITMNSINNDLLILHPIHVSSVLNNDTLYDTKITDTLQLVTNNFGDKRYNYKILKNISYNGLTGAASETDNSYDNYGNITHNTLVTGSISLGTISPVEILDKSFGFGIHNTPVPAKPDIVTITNNRIGQSVFNKTSTFGYDALGNTISRVDFPSSSNTVTTSTTYDGFGNIIQTDISGTGASTRTTKYSYDNTGCFLTTRIIAGNGVNKTEQFSYDPTFGKVAQYTSSDGRITKYTYDGFANLVTIVVPDGYTISRTLGWESSTGRYSLNVTRPGGGSNVKSFYDILGRDVQQQITGFNNASLISATTYDSYGRTSATVAAHYSNETAVTTSYIYDAYSRPTNINNGSKSFAFGYSSNNGNYQVTRTKGSGQASSQTTDATGKVVSATDNGGTINYTYNSQGKLLQTNVNGSISSSFSYDPYGNRTSSNERNAGNYTYTYDGFGEILTQKDPLGHTTTLTYDDFGRLSTRVGNEGTSSYTYWSDPTTGFANDNIVSINGFGGDAKEYTYDINRRLSSEKVTVDGASYTTSYSYDMYGNTVQVTYPTGTTISRTFDNNGIVTQISKGAGSGATILFTATAMNSLGKYTAYSLGNGKSSAETYNLATGTPTQYVTNGIQNLNFTFDVQTGNLTERKDAIANLDETFTYDNLDRLTGVKLNNIQQQTLTYDGQSGSTLGNIASKTDAGNYTYQTDKVNAVAYITNPSGATAPPAVIPTTEQTITYTAFQKTATVSDNGYLETYTYGSDFQRIKSVLTQNGSILETKYYLGEYEKQIKGGVTNDIIYVSNGNGIFATLVGSAIYYTYKDYLGSLLTVTDGSGNVIASQNFDAWGRKRNPADGSYANIPSTNPVWLYRGYNGHEHLDELGLVNMNGRMYDPVQGRMMSPDIEITYPEYTQSYNGYSYALDNPLIMIDPTGYSFWSFLGKAGKTILTGAEDLGAMIGTGIVGYVGASLESGGHWNVSGWNHDWWKGALTSDLIAGAIAVDVMSFGGGSTILGAEIPTLTSVFGTTAAGTVTAGASIASGAATGVLVGSASSFVADGFKFNWNDQFVATTTGAITGAFGSNGMSKFLSANISNTIFGAPGLLKSLASNTIGGLLASTTEMFETGESWNSAFSFNSITNSLEQSTVSNFAHNGIGGLLGDEDNPNTFIHNNSIINLLSNYFSSATSYSIGNIMAKLPFLNGFGNINASINGMFSGTSSGWLMDMFDPMQ; this is translated from the coding sequence ATGACATTATCCATAATTCTAATTTGTAGTAATACTGCATACGCACAAACTATTGACTTAAGTAAACCTGTAGGAAGTAGTTCTTCTCAAGGGTCTGTTGGACCTATGGCAGAAAGCCAATATACGATACCTCTAAAATTGCTGAAAGGAAACGGCACGTTCACTCCAAATATAACTATAGACTATAATAATCATCGAGGAGATGGATTGGCTGGCTGGGGTTGGAGTATCTCTTGTCTTTCGTCAATTACTAGGAGCGGTAAGACTAATTATTACAATGGACTTAGTTCTCCCATCAGCTATACAAATACAAATGACGCTTTTGTTCTTGACGGACAACATATGTTTGTTACATCAGGTTCAAACGGTGCCGATGGTTCAACTTATGGTTTAGAAAATGAGCAATTCGCTAAGATACAAAGCACAGGAGGTTCTGAAACTATGGGACCAACGTATTTTACAGTTACACAAAAAGATGGAACTGTATTCGAATATGGTAATGGTAATGGCTTTAGATTCTTGACTGATGCGGGCACTTCTACAATGATCTGGCTTTTAGATAAAGTAACAGATATTAATGGAAATTATATTAGTTATTCCTATTCCATTGATCAAGCTAATAGAAATTATCAATTAACAGAAATTGATTATGGAGGTAATATTACTAAAGGTACATCTCATTATAGTAAAATATTATTCACATACTCCTCTAAAGAAGGATGGCAAACAAATATTCAATATTATGGTGGAGCGTCAATAAAAAATCCATATAATTTAAGTCAAATAGCCATTAAAAATGCAAGTAATCAAGTAGTCAAAACATATGGCTTTTCGTATAGAGAACTTCGTGAACAGTATTTCTTAACTTCTGTTACTGAAACTGGAAGTGGTGGAATTGCAATAAATCCTTTAATTTTTACTTATGGATCTGATACTACAGATTCAAATGTGATGGTCTCTGCAAATTACACAACTGCGTTTCATCCTAACAACGTTTATGCTGGGGATTATGATGGGGATGGTTTTCAGGATTTAATGAATGTTAACTACAGTTATGATAATAATGGCATTAGACATGATTTATCATATGATGTATTTAATAATTTTACCTCTTACGGGTCCACTCCCGCTATGGGAATCATAGGTTCCTCTAACTTACCGACTAATATCATTCCACAAATTAATGCATCTAATAATGGTTATACAAATTATCTCTCAAATGATTATGACGGGGATGGTAAGCAAGATATTGTAATGATTAATAACACAGCGTCAGGCAGTGATTTAGTTTACAATGGTATTAAAATTAATTTTTCAAGAACCTTATCTGTGTATTCACAATTAACACATGATTCAACAATAATTTCTTCCGTTCCGAGTTCAGGAGGATATGGTAGTTTTAAATATACTTATAGAAATGGAACCAGATTTGGCCATAATTTTATAGCTGGGGATTTTGATGGAGATGGTTACCAGGATTATATTCTAATTTTGGGGGTAAATTCGAGTAATGAGTTTAAAGGTTTTTTTAGCAATCCTAGAAGTGGAGTAATCAATGCTGAGATTGCAACTTTTGGAGTTAGTGGTACAACTACAGATCCCTTTTATGCTAATTCTATAGCGAGTGCGTCTGAGCTAATCCCAATTGATTTTGATGGAGATGGAAAACAAGAATTATTCGTTGTTACGCCCACTCAAAGCTATATACTTTCCATTTATCCGATCTCTGCTACTTCTGGCTATAGTTATGCTGCAAAAATTCTATATACTACTACTTCAATTACGGCCCCTTCAGTGACTCCATCAAGTAGTTCTAATTATTTTGTTGGTAATACTATCTTTCCTGGTGATTTTAATGGAGATGGAAAGATGGATATATTATCTCGAGCTGGTTATTCTGATCCCTCCTCAACATGGAATATTTATACGAGCACCGGGGCTTCTTTTATTGCAACACCTTTCATTTGGACAAATCGCCCATATTTACCTCAAGATGGTGCAGGTAGCGCGCATCATATCGTAGTAGGAGATATAAATGGGGACGGTAGAGATGACGTTTGGCAAGCGATGGATTTATCAAGTAGTTCGTCTCAAAACAATGCATATTTCAGTAATGGTCAATATTTTGTTAGAGAAACATATCCAACTTCTGGGAGTGTTAATGGTTCTACAAATTTATCAGATATTATTGGAGATTTTAATGGAGATGGAAAGCCTGATATTCTCGCATTAAATACTAGTACAAGTGTTGAAAGATTTATTTTTCCACGTCCATTAAGAGATGAGAGAAATCTAATAAGCGCTATCGACGGTATCGGAAAACAATTTAATTACAATTACGCTTTAGCCAGTTCTCAATCGGAAACTTTTGCGGGTCTTGTTTATAGTAAAAGTTTACCTTTTTTATATGGAAGAACAACATCATTTAGTCCCAACAATCCACTTTTGGGCATATCAGGAAATCCGTATTTAGTCCCTACAATGAATAATTACTTGGTTAGTTACACAACACAATCAAATGGACTTACAGGAAGTAATAATTTAAATACGACAGTATATCAATACCAAGATGCTATTATATCACAGTCTAGGGGATTTTTAGGTTTTCGATCTGTAACAGCAACTGATCAAACATCTGGTATTCAACAAATAACTATGAATTCAATTAATAACGATTTATTAATTCTTCATCCAATTCATGTATCTTCAGTATTAAACAATGATACTTTGTATGATACGAAGATTACAGATACATTACAATTAGTAACAAATAATTTTGGAGATAAACGTTATAATTATAAAATACTTAAAAATATTTCTTATAATGGTCTGACTGGTGCAGCGTCTGAAACAGATAATAGCTATGATAATTATGGAAATATAACACATAACACTCTTGTTACAGGAAGTATCTCATTAGGAACAATTTCACCTGTTGAAATATTGGACAAATCTTTTGGTTTTGGTATTCATAATACTCCAGTGCCAGCAAAACCAGATATTGTTACTATTACCAATAATCGAATTGGTCAAAGTGTATTTAATAAAACATCTACATTTGGTTATGATGCCTTAGGTAATACTATATCAAGAGTTGATTTTCCAAGTTCATCCAATACAGTCACAACAAGCACTACTTATGATGGATTTGGCAATATTATTCAAACGGATATATCTGGAACTGGAGCGTCGACCAGAACAACAAAATATTCTTATGATAATACTGGATGCTTTTTAACAACACGTATTATAGCTGGAAATGGTGTAAATAAAACAGAACAATTTTCATATGATCCGACATTTGGGAAAGTAGCACAATACACTTCTTCTGATGGACGAATCACCAAATATACGTATGATGGATTTGCCAACCTTGTAACAATCGTTGTTCCCGATGGCTATACCATTTCTAGAACGCTTGGATGGGAATCGTCCACAGGACGCTACTCATTGAATGTTACAAGACCGGGAGGAGGAAGCAACGTGAAAAGCTTTTATGATATATTAGGAAGAGATGTTCAGCAACAAATAACCGGATTTAATAATGCATCATTGATATCTGCGACAACTTACGATAGTTATGGTCGAACTTCAGCAACTGTCGCAGCTCATTATAGCAATGAGACGGCAGTAACAACATCCTATATATATGATGCTTACAGCCGACCAACAAATATTAATAATGGGAGTAAATCTTTCGCATTTGGTTACTCTTCTAATAATGGAAATTATCAAGTTACAAGAACCAAAGGGTCTGGGCAAGCATCCTCTCAAACTACAGATGCCACAGGAAAAGTGGTATCCGCCACAGATAATGGTGGTACCATAAATTATACATACAACAGTCAAGGTAAACTTTTGCAAACAAATGTTAATGGCTCTATCTCCTCCTCATTTTCATATGATCCTTACGGAAATCGAACAAGTAGTAATGAGAGAAATGCGGGTAATTATACTTACACTTATGACGGTTTTGGAGAAATTTTGACCCAAAAAGATCCATTAGGTCATACTACAACATTAACCTATGATGATTTTGGTCGCTTATCTACACGAGTAGGAAATGAGGGAACTAGTTCTTATACATATTGGTCGGATCCCACCACTGGATTTGCGAATGATAATATAGTTAGTATAAATGGTTTTGGTGGTGACGCCAAAGAATATACCTATGATATTAATAGACGTTTGAGTTCTGAAAAGGTTACAGTTGATGGAGCATCTTATACAACCTCATATTCATATGATATGTATGGAAATACAGTACAGGTCACTTATCCCACAGGAACGACAATATCGAGAACATTTGATAATAACGGTATTGTTACTCAGATTAGTAAAGGTGCAGGAAGTGGTGCGACTATCCTTTTTACGGCAACGGCTATGAATAGCCTAGGGAAATATACAGCATATTCTTTAGGGAATGGAAAAAGTTCTGCAGAAACATACAATCTTGCCACGGGTACACCAACACAATATGTAACAAATGGTATACAAAATTTAAACTTTACATTTGATGTTCAGACAGGTAATCTGACTGAACGTAAAGATGCTATTGCTAATTTAGATGAGACTTTTACTTATGATAACCTCGACAGACTTACAGGGGTTAAATTAAACAATATTCAACAGCAGACTCTTACATATGATGGTCAAAGTGGTTCCACTTTGGGAAATATTGCATCTAAAACAGATGCTGGAAATTATACCTACCAAACAGACAAAGTCAATGCAGTGGCTTATATTACCAATCCTTCCGGAGCTACGGCTCCTCCAGCAGTAATCCCTACCACAGAACAAACAATCACATATACTGCATTTCAGAAGACCGCCACGGTCTCTGATAATGGTTATTTAGAAACGTATACTTATGGATCAGATTTTCAAAGAATAAAAAGTGTTTTAACTCAAAACGGTAGCATATTAGAAACTAAATATTATTTGGGAGAATATGAAAAGCAGATCAAAGGAGGAGTTACCAATGATATCATCTATGTATCCAATGGCAATGGAATATTCGCCACTCTCGTGGGCTCGGCCATTTATTATACTTACAAGGATTATCTAGGTAGTCTTTTAACCGTAACTGATGGTTCTGGTAATGTGATTGCTTCCCAAAATTTCGATGCTTGGGGAAGAAAGCGTAATCCTGCAGATGGCTCATACGCGAATATTCCATCCACTAATCCCGTCTGGTTGTATAGAGGTTACAATGGACACGAACACTTAGATGAACTTGGATTAGTCAATATGAACGGACGAATGTATGATCCTGTACAAGGCAGAATGATGAGCCCAGACATCGAGATCACTTACCCTGAATATACCCAGTCATACAATGGTTACTCATATGCTTTAGACAATCCACTTATTATGATAGACCCCACCGGATACAGTTTCTGGAGTTTTTTAGGAAAAGCTGGAAAAACTATATTAACAGGGGCTGAAGATTTAGGTGCGATGATAGGAACAGGAATTGTCGGATATGTTGGAGCCTCTTTGGAATCTGGAGGTCACTGGAATGTATCGGGATGGAATCATGATTGGTGGAAAGGGGCATTAACAAGCGATCTCATTGCTGGTGCAATAGCTGTGGATGTAATGTCATTCGGTGGCGGCTCAACTATTTTAGGTGCAGAAATACCAACGTTAACTTCTGTTTTTGGCACTACTGCTGCGGGAACAGTAACTGCAGGAGCAAGTATAGCTTCAGGGGCGGCAACAGGGGTATTGGTTGGTTCTGCCTCCTCTTTTGTTGCAGATGGTTTTAAATTTAATTGGAATGATCAGTTTGTAGCTACAACAACAGGCGCAATAACAGGAGCTTTTGGGTCGAATGGAATGTCTAAGTTTTTGTCAGCAAATATTTCAAATACAATTTTTGGTGCACCTGGACTTTTAAAGTCATTGGCATCAAATACTATAGGCGGATTGTTGGCATCCACCACTGAGATGTTTGAAACTGGAGAAAGCTGGAATAGTGCATTTTCATTTAATTCAATAACAAATTCATTAGAGCAATCAACTGTTTCAAATTTTGCCCACAATGGTATAGGCGGTTTGCTTGGGGATGAAGATAATCCCAATACTTTTATTCACAATAATTCCATAATTAATTTATTATCAAATTATTTTAGTTCAGCTACTAGTTATTCAATTGGAAACATAATGGCTAAACTTCCTTTTCTAAACGGCTTTGGAAATATAAATGCCTCAATTAATGGAATGTTCTCTGGAACTTCTTCTGGATGGTTGATGGACATGTTTGATCCGATGCAATAA
- a CDS encoding MauE/DoxX family redox-associated membrane protein: MKREIIVYIIRVLLLILFLYAGVEKVFRMDSFYRDMSNQPIVKSLVPIVTYMVPLGEIIAAGLLVFDRTKKAGLYISWLLMSVFTGYVALVVAGKFPRKPCSCGELISKLSWTEHLLFNLFFWLLATVGIYLTMAVGKHKDKPTEGEMVRISRV, encoded by the coding sequence ATGAAAAGAGAAATTATAGTATACATTATTCGAGTATTACTACTGATCTTATTTCTGTATGCAGGTGTAGAAAAAGTATTTCGTATGGATAGTTTTTATCGGGATATGTCCAATCAGCCGATAGTCAAAAGTTTAGTTCCAATAGTGACTTACATGGTTCCACTAGGAGAAATTATTGCAGCAGGGTTACTTGTTTTTGATAGAACAAAAAAAGCGGGACTATATATCAGTTGGTTATTGATGTCGGTATTTACGGGATATGTAGCACTTGTAGTGGCAGGAAAATTTCCCAGAAAGCCTTGTAGTTGTGGGGAGCTTATTAGTAAGCTCAGTTGGACAGAACATTTATTATTTAATCTATTTTTTTGGTTGCTAGCAACCGTAGGTATTTATCTAACCATGGCCGTGGGTAAGCATAAAGACAAACCAACAGAAGGGGAAATGGTCCGGATTTCCCGAGTCTGA
- a CDS encoding FecR family protein — protein sequence MPWIEKRKEILFDKLLKRTITASELRELDLLGHLKDDDTILEHLDKWQNQSLSENDGLPKTSDIDIESLVGQIRQKKTYRKKIRVLLSCACMGLFVILLVLFSNYNFNEQQEPEVFIGKNCSILAPDRDLDQKYFACDIEMKNLFQKRLDNKFLGGVFRFNNLEFSQQPTGILKLSIRANVHFNFPQNSFVTISTPPKRQVIISLPSGLYIRLDGGSKLHYLINPKDSAVIYCRLEGQAYVKFPENNGGKMLALENYNSQILTYGGEFMVRSEYGYSKAVRLNGEVSLATLQEPKGKPLTQRKNMMEVYHINEAKNKIRDSFTYSSLETTTALNWTKTVRHYNNVSIRTFLLEMERWYGFTIESVSCLPKDRKISAAICQDATLEDVFAAVSKKGITIYQNNGMYTFCPPAGRLKKQINNVTYIRPILQIKMNDL from the coding sequence ATGCCTTGGATTGAAAAAAGAAAAGAAATACTTTTTGACAAGCTCCTAAAAAGAACCATCACGGCATCCGAGTTGCGTGAATTGGATTTGTTAGGACATCTAAAAGATGACGATACCATTTTGGAACACTTAGATAAATGGCAAAATCAAAGTCTTAGTGAAAATGACGGCTTGCCGAAGACCTCAGATATAGACATTGAAAGCCTTGTAGGACAAATACGACAAAAAAAGACCTATCGAAAAAAAATACGTGTTCTTTTGTCTTGTGCCTGCATGGGATTGTTTGTTATTTTATTGGTTTTATTTTCTAATTATAATTTTAATGAGCAACAAGAGCCCGAAGTATTTATTGGGAAAAACTGTTCTATTCTTGCCCCCGATCGTGACCTGGACCAAAAATATTTTGCCTGTGATATAGAAATGAAAAATTTATTTCAAAAAAGGTTAGACAACAAATTTCTCGGAGGCGTCTTTCGTTTCAACAATCTTGAATTCTCTCAGCAACCGACAGGCATATTAAAACTGTCGATTCGCGCCAATGTTCATTTTAATTTTCCCCAAAATAGTTTTGTTACAATCAGTACCCCTCCAAAAAGGCAGGTGATCATCTCCCTTCCGAGTGGTCTGTACATTAGATTAGATGGGGGATCTAAATTACATTATCTAATTAATCCTAAAGATAGCGCTGTTATTTATTGCAGACTGGAGGGACAAGCATATGTGAAGTTCCCGGAAAATAATGGAGGTAAAATGCTCGCATTGGAAAACTATAATAGCCAAATATTAACCTATGGCGGAGAATTTATGGTACGATCTGAGTATGGTTATTCAAAAGCCGTTCGTTTAAATGGAGAGGTATCCCTCGCTACATTGCAAGAGCCTAAAGGCAAACCTTTGACCCAGCGTAAAAATATGATGGAAGTTTATCATATAAATGAAGCAAAAAATAAAATAAGAGATTCTTTTACCTATAGTTCCTTAGAAACAACCACCGCCCTTAACTGGACAAAGACTGTGCGTCATTATAACAACGTATCCATCAGAACCTTTCTGTTAGAAATGGAAAGGTGGTACGGCTTCACTATAGAAAGTGTAAGTTGTCTACCCAAAGATCGTAAAATCTCCGCCGCCATCTGCCAAGATGCTACACTTGAGGACGTCTTTGCCGCGGTATCTAAAAAAGGAATAACCATTTATCAGAACAATGGCATGTACACATTTTGTCCTCCAGCGGGAAGGCTAAAAAAACAAATCAATAATGTAACTTATATAAGACCAATTTTACAGATAAAGATGAATGATTTATAA
- a CDS encoding RNA polymerase sigma factor codes for MEEDEKYRVRRLFRQLSKGDENALRSIYHSLKPIIDQYLLRFDNLDSYLSNAIKSELLEKLWDKRGHFAHEDTPIALMLGMVHKIALYRLRQKHDHTVSILNAYHKISDLGADDILLSKEYQEHLEKAIAQLPPGEKKIFKLKYEQGYSNDEIASMLHLSKQTIKNEASRATMKIKQLLGLISLITIIEIVNSL; via the coding sequence ATGGAGGAGGATGAAAAATATAGAGTGAGACGACTGTTTCGACAATTATCGAAAGGAGATGAAAATGCATTGAGGTCTATTTATCATAGCCTTAAGCCAATCATTGACCAATATCTACTCCGATTTGATAATTTGGATAGTTATTTGTCTAATGCGATCAAATCTGAATTACTGGAAAAATTATGGGACAAACGCGGGCATTTCGCTCATGAAGATACACCGATTGCCTTGATGTTGGGGATGGTACATAAGATTGCTTTATACCGACTCAGACAAAAACATGACCATACCGTTTCTATTCTAAATGCCTACCATAAAATAAGTGATTTAGGTGCGGACGATATTTTGTTAAGCAAAGAATATCAAGAGCATTTGGAAAAAGCTATCGCGCAACTACCTCCAGGAGAAAAGAAAATATTTAAACTTAAATATGAACAGGGGTATTCCAATGACGAGATTGCATCGATGCTTCATTTATCCAAACAAACCATAAAAAACGAAGCGTCAAGAGCTACGATGAAAATAAAACAGTTATTGGGACTAATATCACTGATCACCATTATTGAAATTGTAAATTCCTTGTAA